TTTTTGTTTTTAGTTATTATGTTTTAACGTTTATTTATTCCGCTGTTGCCGGTATATATTCGGTTTTTGATGTGCTTCTTTTCGGCGGACTTAAATAATAATCGGGAAACACCGCGGTGTGTTTTTTGCCGATCACCTCAGCGATGGCACGCATAATCCGATCTGATGTCGAGCCGCGGTAAATAACTCGCGAAACACTCATCACCGATACGTCCAGTTTTTCGGCGATGGCGGTCTGGGTGGTTTTATTATCTCTAATGGCTTTTTTAATTTCGTCGGGTGTCATGGGTATAATTCCTTATCTATTTTTTGATTGGGTTTGATTAACGTTTATTTGAT
The window above is part of the Thermodesulfobacteriota bacterium genome. Proteins encoded here:
- a CDS encoding helix-turn-helix domain-containing protein, whose product is MTPDEIKKAIRDNKTTQTAIAEKLDVSVMSVSRVIYRGSTSDRIMRAIAEVIGKKHTAVFPDYYLSPPKRSTSKTEYIPATAE